Within the Verrucomicrobiota bacterium genome, the region AGTTGGAACACACCGGGCATGGATTTGACCGGGATGCGCAGGCCGCGCCCGCTGCGCACAAACAGCGGCAACACCAGTTGTTCAGGACTTATGCGTGTTTCACGCACCAGACGCCGCAGGGCTGGCGACTGGCGCAACCGGCGCGGACGTTGCACGGGAAACTGACCGATGATCGGCGATTTCATGACCAAAGTGTACCCGACTTTGGACGGGGCGCAACGTTAGAAAAGTCAACCACCACTGATCATCCGCCAGCCCGCCCCCCATTTTTCCACAGGCCACCGACCAGACCGGCGACAATGGCGACGCTGCCCCACAGTTGCCCCCAGTGCAGCGTTTCTCCCAGCCACAGCATGGCGATGATCACTCCGGCAACCGGTTGCGCGAAGATCGTCAGTGCCGTGATATTAACCGGGGTTTCACGAATCACGACAAACCACAGCGCGTATCCAAACACCGTGCAGACCAGGGACAGATAGAGGAGCATCGCCCACGCTGAAAGCGGCAGTTGAACTGCCAGCGGAATGACCGACATCCCGTCCCGGGCCAGATTCAGCAGCGTGCCCGCAAACAAGGCGGTGGCCAATAATTTATAGGGACTCGCCCGCTCCAGGATCGGCTTGCCGATGACCGAGTATGCCGCCTCCGCCAGAAACGAGGTCAGCACCAGCCCATTGGCGGTCAGTTGGTGCCATTGAAAACCGGATTCCCAGACTTTGGAAATGAGCAGGACGCCCACCATGCCGCAGAGGAACCCGAACCAGCGGCGCGGGGCAATGTGCTCCCGCAACAGCAGCGCCGCCGCCAGCGCGCACAACAACGGTTCCAGCGCCATGAGCACCGCCGCATCGCTCGCCTGCCCCATTTGTACGCCCATGGTTTGCAGGCGCGGCCCGAGGCTGAAAACCAGCACCCCAATGCCGCCCGCCTTCAGGAGATCGAGTCCGCGCGGGGCTTTGCCAGGGAGCCACGGCCACAGCAACGCGCAGGCAACCGCAGCGAGCCCGTAACGAAACAGCACGATGCCTCCCGCATCAAGCCATGGCGAGAGGGCTTTGAACATGGTCAACGTGGCTGCCCACAGGCAGTTCATGCCGACCAGCAGAATAAGATAAACCGGTTTCAAACCGGACCGAGAGTAGGGAGTGAGTGCGTGGACTGCAAGTGTTGTCGAATGCTCATCAGTTATCAGGGGGATTTCAAATCTCAGATTTCAAATTCCATAGGAGGAAGGGGACGGATGGGAGCGAGCAAAAAGCCAAAGCATTACAAATTGATGCGTGGATTTGGGAATTACGTAGCCGCTCGACGTTATTCGGCGCTAATATTCTACTCGCAAATACCGTGAGAAGCTCTGGCTTTCAGCGGCTATTCTATCTCCTTGCTCCAAGCGCCTATTTTCTTGTCCTGTTCGGCCTCTCATTTTTATGCCGGTTCATTTTTCTGCAAAAAATTTCAGGCTTCGGATTTGCTCGTTGTTCGCTTCAATTGGCTTCGCGGGCTGCAGTCTTCGGCCTTATTCCATCCAGTTAATCCTGTCTTCATTTCTCTGCAAAAGTTTGGTTTCGGCTTTCGGCGTCTTCGGATTTATTATGGCGTACTAGTTTTGTCCTAGTTTTATTCCCGCAAAAATCCCTTGAACAATACCAGCCAGTTGGCGTCCGCAAGCGCCCTATTTGTTCCTGACCGGCTTATTCGACTGCTGGAGATCGGTGTTGGAATCAAAAACACCTCCGCGCTTGCCGTCCTCACTCTGGCCGCTGGTGCGGGGCGGGATGCTGGTGCGGTATTCGTCGCGTTGCAGGCCGATCTGCTCAAAGGGAACCGGCTTGAAGGACCCCAGCTTTTTATAGATGAGTGAATCGCTCTTGAGTTGAAAGTTGAGCCTGGCGGCATCCACAAAGCTCGGATCTTCGGTCCCCAAGTCCAGGTTATCGCGAACCGTGCTGTACTGAAGTTCCTCCTTTTTCCCGCTCAAGTGCAGGGTCTGTTTGCAGCGCACGGTCACGTTGTTGGTGATAAAATTTTCGAGCGGCAGATCGCGGCGGGCGGTGAGCAGCTTTGGCAACAGCGGGTAGCGGGTACTCCAAGGCGGTTCCTGGACTTTGGCGGCCAGCAAGCGGGTGGTGAGATTCTTATTGGTGGCATAGCCACGGGAGACGCCGCGCGAATCAAAGTGAATGGCGCGCTCGGTTTCGATGATCAGGTTGTTCATAATCATGTTCTCATGGCCGCCGCCAATGAACGGCCCATAAAACAACCGATAGACCACGTTGCCATAAATGGTGTCACCGCTATCCCCGTCATCCATGTAAAAGGCGTTCGCGCGCGGGCTGTCATGGACGAAATTATAACGCACCAGGTTGCCCTGACTGGTCCAGTCGTTGTAGGTATAGAACGCGCCCATATCGCCCGAGGTGAGCACGACGCGATACACTTCATTATATTCGAGCAGGTGATCATTCCCGCCGTACAGCACTCCGGCGTGCGGCAGGTCATGAATCAGATTATGCGCCGCGCGGCAGCCCACCGCATCGGTGCCGCCGTAGGCCCCGATGTGAATCCCGGCCGCATAGGTTTTCTTGCGCAGCCCCAAGTGATGCAGGTGGTTATTTTCCGCAACGTGGCCTGCGGGAGTCAGCGTCTTGCGGTCGCCGCCACTCAGGTAAATACCGCCGTGCCCGAGCATGTAGAAATCTGAGCTGCGCACCGCGTGCCCAAGGCCGCCACGCACCGTCACTCCGGAACCGGCGAGATTGCGGAACGTGCAACCAGCCACCAGGTTGCTGGCGCCGCCGCTGATCTCCACCCCGTTATTCATCCCGCCTTCCACCACAAACCCGCGCAAGGTCACGTGTGAGACCTCCTTCAGAATGATCAGCGGCTGATCAAGATCGCTCACATAAATATTGGCGCGACTCAAGTCGCCCGGCGGCCAGAAGAACAGGGTCTTGGAATTGAAGTCAATGCACCATTCCCCAGGCTGATCAATTTCCTCCAAGAGGTTCACTGCGCACCATGGTTCCTTGCCGTCGCCTTTCTCCCCGGCCTTGGCGTATTTGCTGCCAATGCCGGCGTTGACCGGTTCGGCGAAGGTGATCTCACGATTGGCCGCATTGATGGATTTCACGAGCACGGTCTGGGGTTCCCAAGGGACGCGCCAGTACCCTTCCAGCCACACACCCTTGTCCACCGGCCAGCGCGCCAACCGATCCTCGCGCGCGATGAACACCCCGCCATGCCGAGTCGGCCCGTTGGACCAGTCACCCTTGTCGAGTACCTTTTCCATGGTGGTGGAATCCTGATTAGGCCAGCGCGAGAGCGGCATGTTCTGATCGTTGAAGTACAACTCGATAATCCCGCCACCGTTGTTGAACACTTTCGGGTAAGGGCCGCAGTGAGCGACGCCCAGCGCGGCCAAGTTGAGTTGCACCAACTTTCCCCGGGCCGCCGGATCGAGACGCTTGACCAACGCGGGATTCACCACCGCAGTAAAGTCAGTTGGCTTGACCTGGCGTCCGGCGTGCAGTCGCACTTCGCTGCCGACCGCTGCCCGATAGACGATGGGAGCAGTGGCTGTGCCGGAGTCTCCGGCGTTCAGTTCAAAGGCTTGCGAGCGCACATGGATTCCCGGTTGCAGCCAAACCGTCACGCCCCCCACAGGCAAGGCCCCCGCTGATTTCAGCGCCCGAATGGCGTCGCGGGACTGCTCCAGTGTCGCAAACGGCCTGCCCCGGGAACCGTCCCCTGCCCCCTGCCCGCCGGGCGCGACATAAAAATCGGCAGCCATGACCGCTGACGAAATTGCCATAAGCACGAGTACGATTAAGGTTTGCATAGGTGTATTTATTGTATGGGGAAACGCGGAGAATTCATAGTCAAAACAGGACATATCCACTCGATCAAAATTCCAACCCATGCCGCTTCGTTTTACAGCAACCATTATTGCCATTCGACCACAGTCTTTGCTGGCATGAGTCGAAAAATGGTTAAAATTGAGAACCCCAGCATGGTAAACTAATCGGGAAGAGATGCGGCTGAATTTAACCGTAAAGAACTGGGGAAGCAGAATCGAAAATTCCATCGGCTGAAAAAATGATGAATGACAAAATTTGACAGTCCCATGGTTCTATGATACCCCATGGGCGCTGAGAAATGCCGCCCGTGTTGCTAATCGGGCCGTACCGGTTCTTTTTCTACGCCGGAGATCGGGAGGAACCGCCCCATATTCACGTGGAGCGGGACCAGCAAATTGCCAAATTTTGGCTCGCCCCAGTCCGGCTTCAACGCAGTGGCGGTTTCAGTAGCGCTGAATTGAATCGTATTCAACGGCTGATCGCGCAAAACCAGGAATTGATGATGAGAAGTTGGCATGAGTACTTTGATCGCTGAACTACGCCCGGTAACCGCCGAAAAGGTGCGGATAACCAATGAATCGCTCACAGTAGAGTTGACGGATGGGAGAATCCTCTCCGTGCCGCTGGCGTGGTTTCCGCGCTTGCAGCACGCCCGTGCCAAAGAACGAGCGAATTGGCGTTGGATTAGCAAAGGGGAAGGCATTCACTGGCCAGACTTGGACGAGGATATCAGCATGGAGAACCTGGTTTTGGGTCAAGCCTCCGGAGAAAGCCAAGCCTCGTTCAAACGGTGGCTGCAACAACGAAAGTGATCCGCCAAGGGACGCGGCAACCAATGGGGATACCGAGTCTGACGATTCAGGTTTTGCGTTCTTTAGCGGCTCATACCCTAATGCCAACATCGGTTTTAGGGTTGAAGCGCAGATTATGCGGAGGGGGATAGGGACAGGGAGCGCCCCGTGATTCGGCGAGCTGTCTCTCGTTGTCCCCCCCACATTTCCCTGCTCCTGCAGACCGATGGTTCAATTGGCCTTGGTCAACTTAACGAAGCGCAGATTCATTGCTTTCCAGGCATCCGCGTTTTTTGGACGCACGCTGACCACCTGTTCGCCGGTCTGCTTGATTTCCAACTGGCCAAGTGTAACTTCCTTGAATTGTTCCCAAGCCTCGGTCTTTTCCGGTTTGCCGCTGACCTGTTGGCCAGCAACGGCCACTACAAATTCCGCACCGCCGGTGGTGGTGGCGCAACTGGCGCTCACGGTGAATTTGCCGGACTGGGGAAATTGCACCTTCCAGGAAGCCCATTCATCGCCTTTATCCCAGAACCCAATGTTGGGCTTGCCGCCCTTGTTTTCCGTTTTGATCTGGCTCCCGTGCATTTCGGCGTCGTCAGCACCCAACATATAGGCGCCTTTGGCATCCGGACCGAGCGGCGCAACGGCCACCACAAACGGCACGTTCTTGAGTTCAGTTCCGGTAATTTTCAGGGCGGTGGTGAACTCGGAAATCTTTTGCGCTGGGAGCGTCACAACCAGTCCTTCCGCCGTCTGTTTCCATTCCACCTTGCCATCAAAACCGAGTAGGCTGACACTGGTAAGGTTATTGATATTTTCACCGGCCGGTTTGGCGAGCGAGCGCACCAGCAATTGCCCATCCTCAGGCCAGCCC harbors:
- a CDS encoding right-handed parallel beta-helix repeat-containing protein — protein: MAISSAVMAADFYVAPGGQGAGDGSRGRPFATLEQSRDAIRALKSAGALPVGGVTVWLQPGIHVRSQAFELNAGDSGTATAPIVYRAAVGSEVRLHAGRQVKPTDFTAVVNPALVKRLDPAARGKLVQLNLAALGVAHCGPYPKVFNNGGGIIELYFNDQNMPLSRWPNQDSTTMEKVLDKGDWSNGPTRHGGVFIAREDRLARWPVDKGVWLEGYWRVPWEPQTVLVKSINAANREITFAEPVNAGIGSKYAKAGEKGDGKEPWCAVNLLEEIDQPGEWCIDFNSKTLFFWPPGDLSRANIYVSDLDQPLIILKEVSHVTLRGFVVEGGMNNGVEISGGASNLVAGCTFRNLAGSGVTVRGGLGHAVRSSDFYMLGHGGIYLSGGDRKTLTPAGHVAENNHLHHLGLRKKTYAAGIHIGAYGGTDAVGCRAAHNLIHDLPHAGVLYGGNDHLLEYNEVYRVVLTSGDMGAFYTYNDWTSQGNLVRYNFVHDSPRANAFYMDDGDSGDTIYGNVVYRLFYGPFIGGGHENMIMNNLIIETERAIHFDSRGVSRGYATNKNLTTRLLAAKVQEPPWSTRYPLLPKLLTARRDLPLENFITNNVTVRCKQTLHLSGKKEELQYSTVRDNLDLGTEDPSFVDAARLNFQLKSDSLIYKKLGSFKPVPFEQIGLQRDEYRTSIPPRTSGQSEDGKRGGVFDSNTDLQQSNKPVRNK
- a CDS encoding DUF2442 domain-containing protein; translated protein: MSTLIAELRPVTAEKVRITNESLTVELTDGRILSVPLAWFPRLQHARAKERANWRWISKGEGIHWPDLDEDISMENLVLGQASGESQASFKRWLQQRK
- a CDS encoding DMT family transporter, with translation MKPVYLILLVGMNCLWAATLTMFKALSPWLDAGGIVLFRYGLAAVACALLWPWLPGKAPRGLDLLKAGGIGVLVFSLGPRLQTMGVQMGQASDAAVLMALEPLLCALAAALLLREHIAPRRWFGFLCGMVGVLLISKVWESGFQWHQLTANGLVLTSFLAEAAYSVIGKPILERASPYKLLATALFAGTLLNLARDGMSVIPLAVQLPLSAWAMLLYLSLVCTVFGYALWFVVIRETPVNITALTIFAQPVAGVIIAMLWLGETLHWGQLWGSVAIVAGLVGGLWKNGGRAGG
- a CDS encoding DUF4160 domain-containing protein — its product is MPPVLLIGPYRFFFYAGDREEPPHIHVERDQQIAKFWLAPVRLQRSGGFSSAELNRIQRLIAQNQELMMRSWHEYFDR